One window from the genome of Rariglobus hedericola encodes:
- the glmS gene encoding glutamine--fructose-6-phosphate transaminase (isomerizing), which yields MCGIVGYVGRQKASPILLEGLKRLEYRGYDSAGVAIQQDGQLELVRRVGRVDNLVKEAAKHRFTGTTGICHTRWATHGGVTEANAHPHISSDGMIALVHNGVIENYSAIKKFLQTKGYTFHSETDTEVLSNLIAYHYAKEPAAPAGESRFLHAVRKTLRHVEGTYGIAVLCKDCTSEIVAARKGSPLILGVGENEYILASDVSALVSRTQNVVYLKDGEVVHVTAKQFSISTLDMEDVSPVVDKVTWAIDAAELNGYAHFMEKEIFEQPAALENSMRGRFSEDGSTAKFGGLNLGPVDFRQIDRFAFLGCGTAWHSCLVAEHLIERFARVPVEVDYASEFRYRNAPLSGNPLFFVMSQSGETIDTLGALREAQRKGYKVLAINNTVGSTIAREADGGIYQHVGPEIGVASTKAFTSQLLIGAMLALHVARMRDMSFADGVEYVNALKSAPNLVRKALEQAGHIKAIAQRLAKYNDMLFLGRLSLFPIALEGALKLKEISYIHAEGYPAAEMKHGPIALINELCPSVFFAPKGEIFNKVVSSMQEVKARKGPVIAIITEGCELPEGLADEVITIPDCHEAVLPIVATIPVQLLSYYIAVARDCDVDKPRNLAKSVTVE from the coding sequence ATGTGTGGAATCGTAGGCTATGTTGGTCGTCAAAAAGCATCTCCCATCCTGCTCGAGGGCTTAAAGCGCCTCGAATATCGCGGCTATGACTCCGCGGGCGTTGCCATCCAGCAGGATGGCCAGCTGGAACTGGTGCGCCGCGTAGGTCGCGTGGACAACCTCGTCAAAGAAGCCGCCAAACACCGCTTCACCGGCACGACCGGCATCTGCCACACCCGCTGGGCCACCCACGGCGGCGTCACCGAGGCCAACGCCCACCCGCACATCAGCAGCGACGGCATGATCGCCCTCGTTCACAACGGTGTAATCGAGAACTACTCGGCCATTAAGAAATTCCTCCAGACCAAGGGCTATACCTTCCACTCCGAGACGGACACCGAGGTGCTTTCGAACCTCATCGCCTACCACTACGCCAAGGAGCCCGCCGCTCCCGCCGGCGAGAGCCGTTTCCTGCACGCCGTCCGCAAAACCCTCCGCCACGTCGAAGGCACCTACGGCATCGCCGTGCTGTGCAAAGACTGCACCAGCGAAATCGTGGCCGCCCGCAAAGGCTCGCCCCTGATCCTCGGCGTAGGCGAAAACGAATACATCCTCGCCTCCGACGTTTCCGCCCTCGTGAGCCGCACCCAGAACGTCGTTTACCTCAAGGACGGCGAGGTCGTGCACGTCACCGCCAAGCAGTTCTCCATCTCGACCCTCGACATGGAAGACGTGTCGCCGGTCGTGGACAAAGTCACTTGGGCCATCGATGCCGCCGAGCTCAACGGCTACGCGCACTTCATGGAGAAGGAGATCTTCGAGCAGCCCGCCGCTCTCGAGAACTCCATGCGCGGCCGCTTCTCCGAAGACGGCTCCACCGCCAAATTCGGCGGCCTTAACCTCGGCCCCGTGGACTTCCGCCAGATCGACCGCTTTGCGTTCCTCGGCTGCGGCACCGCCTGGCACTCCTGCTTGGTGGCCGAGCACTTGATCGAGCGTTTCGCCCGCGTGCCCGTAGAGGTCGATTACGCCTCCGAGTTCCGCTATCGCAACGCCCCGCTTTCCGGCAACCCGCTCTTCTTCGTAATGAGCCAGTCCGGCGAAACCATCGATACGCTGGGCGCGCTCCGCGAAGCCCAGCGCAAGGGCTACAAGGTTCTCGCGATCAACAACACCGTCGGCTCCACCATCGCCCGCGAAGCTGATGGCGGCATCTACCAGCATGTCGGCCCCGAGATCGGCGTCGCCTCGACGAAGGCATTTACCTCGCAGCTGCTCATTGGAGCGATGCTCGCGCTCCACGTTGCGCGTATGCGTGACATGAGTTTCGCCGACGGCGTCGAATACGTAAACGCCCTCAAATCCGCGCCCAACCTTGTTCGCAAGGCGCTCGAACAAGCCGGCCACATCAAGGCCATCGCGCAACGGTTGGCCAAGTATAACGACATGCTGTTCCTCGGACGCCTGTCGCTCTTCCCTATCGCACTCGAAGGTGCGCTGAAGCTGAAGGAAATTTCCTACATCCACGCCGAGGGTTATCCCGCAGCCGAGATGAAACACGGCCCCATCGCCCTCATCAACGAGCTGTGCCCCAGCGTGTTCTTCGCGCCCAAGGGCGAGATTTTCAACAAGGTCGTTTCCTCCATGCAGGAAGTGAAGGCGCGCAAGGGTCCGGTCATCGCCATCATCACCGAAGGTTGCGAACTCCCCGAAGGCCTGGCCGACGAAGTCATCACGATTCCGGACTGCCACGAAGCCGTGTTGCCCATCGTCGCGACCATTCCCGTGCAGTTGCTCAGCTATTACATCGCCGTCGCCCGCGACTGCGATGTGGACAAGCCCCGCAACCTCGCGAAGTCCGTCACGGTGGAATAA
- a CDS encoding LysR family transcriptional regulator, which translates to MSATLDSRQMLAFATLARRGSFTMAAKDLFLTQSAVSHTIKTFEREMGVRLFDRVGKKVHLTQAGEQLLPPVERILREMQDARTALEELQNWGQGRLRVGASTTACHHILPTVLREFKQSFPSCVIKIESGDHPRQLELLRSNQVDIALTLESESNAADLVFRPLFEDELRFLVSPMHPWAAKRKAPREDIAAETLVLYNKSSYTFRLVDEYFREEGVSMQNVIELGSMEAIKELVKIGMGAGVLAPWIAREELAKGALVSIPLGKRKLKRRWGVSFLKGRKLPLAEETFAGLCEAVTQDFGRVSELGA; encoded by the coding sequence ATGAGCGCCACTCTCGACAGCCGGCAGATGCTGGCCTTTGCAACTCTCGCCCGACGGGGAAGTTTTACCATGGCGGCGAAAGATCTGTTCCTGACGCAGTCGGCGGTCAGCCATACCATCAAGACCTTCGAGCGCGAGATGGGCGTGCGTCTTTTTGATCGCGTGGGCAAAAAAGTGCATCTGACGCAGGCGGGCGAGCAATTGCTTCCCCCTGTGGAGCGTATTTTGCGGGAGATGCAGGACGCGCGCACGGCGTTGGAAGAGCTGCAGAACTGGGGGCAGGGACGACTGCGTGTAGGCGCCAGCACGACGGCGTGTCACCACATTCTCCCTACAGTGCTGCGCGAATTTAAGCAGAGCTTCCCCTCGTGTGTGATCAAAATTGAATCCGGTGATCATCCGCGACAGCTGGAACTCCTGCGCAGTAACCAGGTGGATATCGCGCTCACGCTCGAATCGGAATCGAACGCGGCGGATCTGGTGTTTCGTCCGTTGTTTGAGGACGAGCTGAGGTTCTTAGTCTCTCCGATGCATCCTTGGGCGGCCAAGCGGAAGGCGCCACGAGAGGACATCGCGGCCGAAACGTTGGTGCTCTACAACAAGAGCAGTTATACGTTCCGGTTGGTGGACGAGTATTTCCGCGAGGAAGGGGTCTCGATGCAGAATGTGATCGAACTGGGCAGCATGGAGGCGATCAAGGAGCTGGTGAAGATCGGCATGGGGGCGGGCGTGCTGGCACCATGGATCGCACGTGAGGAGCTGGCGAAAGGTGCGCTGGTTTCGATTCCACTCGGGAAACGAAAACTGAAACGCCGGTGGGGCGTGTCGTTTCTGAAAGGACGTAAACTGCCGCTGGCCGAGGAAACGTTTGCCGGTTTGTGCGAAGCGGTGACGCAGGATTTCGGGCGCGTATCCGAGCTGGGCGCCTAA
- a CDS encoding glucose-1-phosphate adenylyltransferase, with amino-acid sequence MSMQKQVLAVVMGGGRGTRLYPLTAERCKPAVPLAGKYRLVDIPISNCINSEINRIFLLTQFHTASLHRHTQNTYHFDPFGGGFVDILSAEQTEKNANWYQGTADAVRRNLQHFRSFPHDLVLILSGDQLYRMDFRKIIADHIASKADVSLAAIPFPVSKVEGLGLMQVNDDLSINRFVEKPKDPAVIDSLTLSPKLEAGLHSSSGEKHCLASMGIYVFNRQVLADALDNNMTDFGKEVIPSLLGNKRLFAHIFEGYWEDIGTVKAFFDTNLALSDPLPPFNFFDPTAPIYTQDRYLPASKLNKCDIDHVVIGDGSIITDSKLTRCVLGIRSFVGENTHLSNVVMMGADYYETPEQQADNAAKGIFSIGVGANCYIEHTIIDKNARIGDNVKLSPKDKPDGDYAHGIIIRDGVLVVPKGVIVPSGTVL; translated from the coding sequence ATGAGCATGCAGAAACAAGTCTTGGCAGTGGTCATGGGCGGCGGGCGCGGAACCCGTCTTTATCCTCTGACTGCAGAACGGTGCAAACCGGCGGTCCCTCTCGCGGGCAAGTATCGTCTGGTCGATATTCCGATCAGCAACTGTATCAACTCCGAGATCAACCGCATCTTCCTGCTGACGCAGTTTCACACCGCGTCGCTACATCGCCACACGCAGAACACCTACCACTTTGACCCGTTCGGCGGCGGCTTTGTGGACATCCTCTCCGCCGAGCAGACCGAGAAGAACGCCAACTGGTATCAAGGCACCGCCGATGCCGTCCGTCGTAATCTTCAACACTTCCGCAGCTTCCCTCACGACTTGGTGTTGATCCTCTCCGGTGACCAGCTTTACCGGATGGATTTCCGCAAGATCATCGCCGACCACATCGCGAGCAAAGCCGACGTCAGCCTCGCGGCCATTCCGTTCCCCGTTTCCAAGGTCGAAGGCCTCGGTCTTATGCAGGTCAACGACGACCTTTCCATTAACCGCTTCGTCGAAAAACCGAAGGATCCGGCCGTCATCGACAGCCTCACGCTCAGCCCGAAACTCGAAGCCGGCCTGCACTCTTCGAGCGGCGAGAAGCACTGTCTCGCGTCGATGGGTATCTACGTGTTCAACCGCCAAGTTCTGGCCGACGCGCTCGATAACAACATGACCGACTTCGGCAAGGAAGTCATCCCGAGCCTCCTCGGAAACAAGCGTCTCTTCGCCCACATCTTCGAGGGCTATTGGGAAGATATCGGCACCGTGAAGGCCTTCTTCGACACCAACCTCGCGCTGTCCGATCCGCTGCCTCCGTTTAACTTCTTCGACCCGACTGCGCCGATCTACACGCAGGACCGCTACCTGCCGGCCTCCAAGCTCAACAAGTGCGACATCGACCACGTCGTGATTGGTGACGGTTCGATCATCACCGATTCGAAGCTCACCCGTTGCGTGCTCGGTATTCGCTCCTTCGTTGGCGAGAACACCCATCTGTCCAACGTGGTCATGATGGGCGCCGACTATTACGAGACGCCCGAGCAGCAGGCCGACAACGCAGCGAAGGGCATCTTCAGCATCGGCGTGGGCGCCAACTGCTACATCGAGCACACCATCATCGATAAAAACGCCCGCATCGGTGACAACGTGAAGCTCTCCCCCAAGGACAAGCCCGATGGTGATTATGCTCACGGCATCATCATCCGCGACGGCGTGCTGGTCGTGCCCAAGGGCGTGATCGTTCCCAGCGGCACCGTGTTGTAA
- a CDS encoding CmpA/NrtA family ABC transporter substrate-binding protein, protein MTSTIRKTPATAAPRRPLRIGFIALNDAAPIIVAHENGFFQKHGLSVELSREVGWATVRDKVIHRELDAAHALGAMVISTNLGLNCLPCECLTGFVLNTNGNCVTLSEDLWNRGVRDAVTMRDEIIRSRHDRTYVFGVVFAHSSHRIHICDWLRSGGIDPEKDVRIVVVPPPQLFRNLAAGTIDGYCVGDPWNSLAVREKIGWCPAISPDLAPGHAEKVVMVRSDFAETRAEEHLAMIAALSEAAALCDQTNFRPELCKILARREYMNVPARVIQSSLVGPFDYGHGRTVSADDFIHYHRNGANDPTAAKAAWLIDGFNRHRFLPAGITVPADLGARSFRSDLYHLAQKPSRTSRHDKTLVHA, encoded by the coding sequence ATGACCTCGACCATTCGAAAAACACCGGCAACCGCCGCGCCACGCCGCCCATTGCGCATCGGTTTCATCGCGCTCAACGACGCCGCCCCGATCATCGTCGCACATGAAAACGGCTTCTTCCAGAAGCACGGCCTGAGTGTCGAACTCAGCCGCGAGGTCGGCTGGGCCACGGTTCGTGACAAGGTCATTCATCGCGAACTCGACGCCGCCCACGCCCTCGGCGCGATGGTGATCAGCACCAACCTCGGTCTCAACTGCCTGCCCTGCGAGTGCCTCACTGGCTTCGTCCTCAACACCAACGGCAACTGCGTCACCCTTTCCGAGGATCTCTGGAACCGCGGCGTGCGCGATGCCGTCACCATGCGCGACGAGATTATCCGCTCCCGCCACGATCGCACCTATGTCTTCGGCGTCGTGTTCGCCCACTCCTCCCACCGCATTCACATTTGCGACTGGCTGCGCAGCGGCGGCATCGATCCGGAGAAGGACGTGCGCATCGTCGTCGTTCCGCCGCCCCAGCTTTTTCGCAATCTCGCCGCCGGCACCATCGACGGCTACTGCGTCGGCGATCCGTGGAACTCCCTAGCCGTCCGCGAAAAAATCGGCTGGTGCCCCGCCATCAGTCCTGACCTCGCCCCCGGCCACGCGGAAAAAGTGGTCATGGTCCGCAGCGACTTCGCCGAAACCCGCGCCGAAGAACACCTCGCCATGATCGCCGCCCTTTCCGAGGCCGCCGCCCTGTGCGACCAAACCAATTTCCGTCCTGAGCTCTGCAAGATTCTCGCCCGCCGCGAATACATGAACGTTCCCGCGCGCGTCATCCAGTCGAGTCTCGTCGGTCCCTTTGACTACGGCCACGGCCGCACGGTCTCCGCCGACGACTTCATCCATTACCACCGCAACGGCGCCAACGACCCCACCGCCGCCAAAGCCGCCTGGCTCATCGATGGTTTTAACCGCCACCGGTTCCTGCCCGCCGGCATCACGGTTCCCGCCGATCTCGGCGCCCGCTCTTTCCGCTCCGATCTTTACCACCTTGCCCAGAAGCCTTCCCGCACTTCCCGCCATGACAAAACACTCGTTCACGCCTGA
- the trpE gene encoding anthranilate synthase component I produces the protein MNIFPRREDFLKLAAQGNVIPVYTDLMADFETPVSAYAKLKTAGPSYLLESVEGGEQLSRYSFIGCRPRKLFICGPQTTEIRIPAQSGQPPRVETVPTPQDPLKLIEAEMAGHHPVNIPGLPRFTGGAVGFIGYEYVTRIEPTVPAAKTDELGMPLLYFMLSDSLLIFDRAKQTLRLCVNAHLRTAADPAAAYDAAVAELNSLYALLREPSALAPAPIAEPAKVEVPAGNFTKPAFEAVVENCKEFIRSGDIIQFVPSQRFTKPFTKSPLDLYRALRTVNPSPYMFILEADDFAIVGASPEVHVRLTDGLVEIRPIAGTRKRGVTHADDLALEQDLLADEKERAEHLMLVDLARNDIGRVCQYGTVTVPESFVIERYSHVMHIVSQVEGKIASGKTAYDLMRATFPAGTVSGAPKIRAMQIIAQNEPSQRGFYAGALGYFGYDGNSDTCIMLRTSLIKDGKIHIQAGAGVVADSIPTSEYQETVNKASALFKAVAMAEQF, from the coding sequence ATGAACATTTTCCCCCGCCGAGAGGACTTCCTGAAACTCGCCGCCCAAGGCAACGTCATCCCCGTTTACACCGACCTCATGGCGGACTTCGAGACGCCGGTCTCCGCCTACGCCAAGCTCAAGACCGCCGGCCCGTCCTACCTCCTCGAATCCGTCGAGGGCGGCGAACAGCTCTCGCGTTACAGCTTCATCGGCTGCCGCCCGCGCAAGCTCTTCATCTGCGGTCCCCAAACCACCGAGATCCGCATCCCCGCGCAGTCCGGCCAGCCCCCGCGTGTTGAAACCGTCCCGACTCCGCAGGACCCTCTCAAGCTGATCGAGGCCGAGATGGCCGGCCACCATCCCGTCAACATTCCCGGCCTCCCCCGCTTCACCGGTGGCGCCGTAGGGTTTATTGGATACGAATACGTCACGCGCATCGAGCCCACCGTGCCCGCCGCGAAAACCGACGAGCTGGGCATGCCCCTGCTCTATTTCATGCTGTCGGACTCGCTCCTGATCTTCGACCGCGCCAAGCAAACCCTCCGTCTCTGCGTCAACGCCCACCTGCGCACCGCTGCCGATCCCGCCGCCGCCTACGACGCCGCGGTCGCCGAGCTCAACTCCCTCTACGCCCTACTACGCGAACCCAGCGCGCTCGCTCCCGCGCCCATCGCCGAACCGGCCAAAGTCGAAGTCCCCGCCGGCAATTTCACCAAGCCCGCCTTCGAGGCCGTGGTCGAAAACTGCAAGGAGTTCATCCGCTCCGGCGACATCATCCAGTTCGTCCCGTCGCAGCGCTTCACCAAGCCGTTCACCAAGTCCCCGCTCGATCTCTACCGAGCCCTCCGCACGGTCAACCCGTCGCCCTACATGTTCATCTTGGAGGCCGACGACTTCGCCATCGTCGGCGCATCGCCCGAGGTGCACGTGCGCCTCACCGACGGACTCGTTGAGATCCGCCCCATCGCCGGCACCCGCAAACGCGGCGTCACCCACGCCGACGACCTCGCGCTGGAGCAAGACCTGCTCGCCGACGAAAAAGAACGCGCCGAGCATCTCATGCTCGTCGATCTCGCCCGCAACGACATTGGCCGCGTCTGCCAATACGGCACCGTCACCGTCCCCGAGAGCTTCGTCATCGAACGCTACTCGCACGTCATGCACATCGTCTCCCAGGTCGAAGGTAAAATCGCCTCTGGCAAGACCGCCTACGACCTCATGCGCGCCACCTTCCCGGCAGGCACCGTCAGCGGAGCGCCCAAGATCCGCGCCATGCAGATCATCGCCCAAAACGAACCGTCCCAACGCGGTTTTTACGCCGGCGCCCTCGGTTACTTTGGCTACGACGGCAACAGTGACACCTGCATCATGCTGCGCACCTCGCTCATCAAGGATGGAAAAATCCACATCCAGGCCGGCGCCGGTGTAGTGGCCGACTCGATACCAACCTCCGAATACCAGGAAACCGTCAACAAGGCCTCAGCCCTCTTCAAGGCAGTCGCCATGGCCGAGCAATTCTAA